ATACTCAACCTGTTCGATGAATCCCGTCGAGAATGAAGCTGTGGTTGCTGAGGTAATGGCGAAGCTACTTATAAGGAAATTACAGATGCTACAGGCGTTTTTTTTCTGCTACCGTATTATATTTGCCTAATTCATTTTTCTCCTCACGCATCCTAATCTCCATTTATTTTCTTCAGATTCTGAGGAGATGTGGGGAATCTGTTGAACTTCTTGATGTCTCTACCGAGCTCCCTCAATTGGTCCGTCGCCCGGGAATTAAGAGTTGGAAGGTTGATTTTCATATATCTATGATTGCTCATAATGTACTCTTGTAGATAGATATTCCTGGATAGTTGATGTAGCTCTATAACTGATACTATGTATGATTGACAAATGGCAGGTCCGTGATAAGGGTGTATGGTTAGCTTCTTACAAAGATGTGTCTAAGTACCGCAGAACTGCCATTGTGCCAAGCATGTTTCCTTCCGGTCAAAGCTTTGATGCCGAAACAGTGGTTCCTTCAGGGTTAGATGAAAACGTGGTTCCTCCTAGCAATGACAATGACATGGAGAATGTAGATTCTGATCATGTCAACGAGCAGTCCGAGATCCTTGTGAGTCCAACTGATGCTTTGGAGATTGTGAACACCATTAATTTGGTAGcacaaccaattgaaacacatgaTAAAGTACTGTCTATAACAAAATATAGACTCAAATCATGAACGAAATTAAGTGCAATGAAATAGAAATCAACACAAGCatatacgtggttcgacaacggaatgtctacatccacgggtgaaAAAGAGTTAAGGTGTTTATTAAGATTGTTGGGTTACATTGAAGGAGCTTCGTCAATTTCTCTGTGAGTAATCAATAGCAAGAATAGAAAAGAGAAATGAAATAGAAGCAGAACCCTCCTCTCTCTTCCGCCGACCAAGCCCCCACTCTAGACCTAATCGTTTTGGTTTATAAAGGGAAAATATCTTCTGGAGAATTACTCTTCTATCCTTAGCTTAGGattgaagctgtgttggggtTGATATGGTGTGTGCTGCTGTAGTCTTGTGTCCAGCTGCAGCTTCTAATCATCCTCCATGTGTCCATACAGATTATGGtatctacaatttgccccttttcttgagggtcgATGATAAGCGATCCTTAAGAAAAATTCCTCTCACCATAATCGTTCATGCTTCGGTTGTTGTTTCCTTCGGCCGCTCCTTGTCGAAAGGTTCTGCATTCTTATCGTACTGGTACAAGCACTCTTCGTGGCTTGTTCTTTGTCGGTATTTGGCATTGACATTTTCAATACCCGGCTTGGTGCTTGTCCGTTGCATGCTTCAAGTTGAAAATGCTTTGTAAGGCCGGTTGAGCAGCAACAACCTATACATCGTAGCGTCGACAACTTTTACTTCACAACACCCTATTATTTGGGGTCACAGGACCTCGTAGGATTACTCAAATTTATCTGGCACAAAAATGTAAGTGGACGACATTTCTTAtcagtttttttttgtattataataAATAAGGTAAATTCATCTTATGAGCAGTAACAAATTTATTAAGTATTTGTATGGTTTGATCTTGCCCCTGCATTGTGGGGAATCGTAAATCCATTGTCGCTGAGGTAAGATGAGTGTTTGaacctgtcaccccgttggccAATCTCGGGCCAGGAGATTACCGAACGGTGGGGGTTGAAAATCTCCCGGAGACGTGGTGTAAAACTGAATGTTTTGCAAACACCCGTTCCGCTGAGCTTCCAAAGGCATGTCATGTTGGGCATCTCTTTCTTATGGAAGCCTTCCCCTGGTCGTACACTCATAGACGCTTATGGGGGAGTCCGGAGAGATCGCGTGTGAACGCTTTACCCAGTATGAAGATATGAGACCGGTGGTGCTTGCCCCGGTTCTCCATTATATGCATTAGTATCCAAAAACATATCCAATTTATGGAAATGTATGCATTATTCAGAAATGAAATGTATCAAATGCATATAACAATGTATGCTAATATAAACAAGACGCAAGGAGTATGAATATTTGCAAACTCTTTAGTTGTGTGTATGCCCCCTTTTGGTTTCGGAAGGTGGTTCTTGAAGCTTGCGAAAGCAAAAGTATCTGCTCTAACGTAGGATGCTTAGGCTGTCGAATTTGAGATGCCCCTTGAACTGTGCTTTTGAAATGATTGCCCCGAAGAAGTATTTATTAACTTCTCCGTTGCTGTCACTTTTTCTCTATTGCAGTTGCCAAAAATCATGATTTGCTGGAGATCTGTAACAACCAGCACATGCTTCTGTGTGTATTGCCGTCGGGCATCTTTGAGTGAAAAAAGTTTCGAGGTTACAATAGAAGGCTGTTTACTTGGCATCCACGTGAGATATTTAATCTCATATTGTATTACCCGCTCGTTTTAGGATCGGTCCAGGACaagaaattattttatttcttgtgcTTCAAGATACTCGTTAGTAATACCAACATTATGAAATTATTTAATTTCAATTAGCAACTTGAAAACCGCCAAAAAGACCTCGAGAATGACCTTTGTTTATTGATTGGGTTAAAATTATTAAACCCCAAGGACACTTTAGGAGCTTGTAGGGAATCGTATTGTCATCAACATGCATCATCGGAATTTAACCGAAGCTATATTTTCGGAGTGGGGCCGACACCATATTGGCCAAGCTTCTTATGCTTCTCAGTAGTTAACTAGTGCGGTGTCTGGAGCAATAATCATCGTCTTCAGCAAGCATCATGTCTGCGCTACTTCTCGTTTATTGTACAGACGCCTTCGTCTTCGAATCGTCGTTGCAAATCTTTGCACTCTCCATTGGATTATGCATCGTTGATGTCTTTGGAGCATCCCCACCGGATTTTGGATCATCGTTGTGACTGCGAAAGAGATATCTTCCTATCTCTGTGGTAAGGGATATCTTCATTCACGAAGATCATATCTCTTTTTTAAGGGATATATTCATTCATGAAGATATGAAGTTCAGGGAGATTGCTCCGTAAACATTGACCGTCCTGCTCGACCATCATATTCTGGATCATAGTTGTGAGCCTTTGGCTCATTGTTAGTCTTTGGATACTTGAAATAACGCAAAATGGGATGCTGAAGAGACCCTTATCATAAATCATGTGAAAATACGTCATCACAACAACCTCCTTGTTGTCATTGCATGATATATTAGACTTGTCTTATATAGACAACGAGACAATGAGAGCTGTCTTATATATTAAACATATTGCAGATTCTCTAGCTCTCCTCGTCCGAGTGGCGTCATCGGAGTACAGTCTGTATGCATCATAGGGCTGAGCTGAGCGCCGGGCGAAGTCTTCTCAAGTTTGCTTTCAGCATCATTATTGGAATGAAGATCGAAGCTGGGAAGAAAACGTAGGTACACCATCGCTGAAGTGGGGGAATGCAGGTACATCAGACTCGTGCTTCGTCGTTAGAATTGGCATCTTTATGGCATCGTAATGGTGCCATCGATGGCATCCAATTTTGCGTATGAACGAGGTTCGTACTTTGCGTATGAACGGAAGTATAAGAATCATTCTTATAAATAATGAAGCATCAGCTCTCATATCATCATACTAAGCATTGATGCTTAGTTTAAGGCAAGTCCATCGTACTGATACAAAGCTTTCGTCATTCGCTTCGTAATTTGAAGGTTTTGTCATCAGCTTCGTattttgaagcttcgtccttagcttcgtgttttgaagcttcgtgttttaaggcttcgtgttttgaagcttcgtgttttgaagcttcgtgttttgaagcttcgtccttagcttcgtgttttaAGGCTTCGTGTTTTAAGGATTCGTGTTTTAAGGCTTCGTGTTTTaaggcttcgtgttttgaagcttcgtccttagcttcgtgttttggagcttcgtccttagcttcgtgttttgaagcttcgtgttttgaagcttcgttaattatgatgacgcgttttgaagcttcgtgttttgaagcttcgtccttagcttcgtgttttgaagcttcgtgttttgacGCTTCGTCCTTTAGGGTGCTGTTGGTTCATCTTCATGAACTGACTTCCTCCGTAGCTTTACTGTATATACACAACATTGCTTCTTTTCATCCTTTGTGAAGACTGTGTCCGCATTTGATTATTCTTACATCTTAGCAACAACACTAGGCAGCGGATTCAGGTCGTTTTTATCTTGAATTGCAACATTTAGCTTGGTGTCTTGCTGCTCTGGAAGGTACTCAATCCAGCCGTATCATCTACTTGCCTAAGAATGGAGAAAAAATaagttgattttgagttggaattGTGACTTCTCTCGAGTGGTTCTTCACTATCATAGCTTGGTGATCTTCAGCTTTGCGTCGATGAACTTTGGATATTGTAACAAGACTCTAGCTCTTCGTTTTCACAGATCATTGTCGTCGGACCATGGATCTTCGTTTGGTGTTGCACCGGTTTTGATCGTTAGTAACAAAATTTCACACCACCATCATtggatttgttcttaggatataGTATCATCGTTCCCAGAATTTGCATAGCGGCTGTACTGCAACATTGGGTCGGACGGAAGCTAGATGGGAAATCGGAGCTGAGCTAAGCTGCATGCGCTTTGTAATCGCCATATGAAGACTTCGAATGACTCCACAAACTGAACTTTAGATTCTAGGATATCTTGTGCATTCCAATATAGGGTTTGAACAACATGGCATGACAGTAACTTTCGAAGATTACTTGAACTGCAAATTCTTTTAGTCGTACTCCACCGTTCTTTTAGCTTGGCGATCTATCTTGCTTGGAAGCTACGGCATCGGATTAGGGGATCGTAGCTATTGTCCGAGTAAGGGACCGAAGCTGCGTCATCGGGGTTATCAAAGTCATCAGATTTGTTCTATAGATACTTCTGTCTTTGAACTTGCTTGCACCATCGGGTGGCCTTTGGTTGGTAACTAATCCTTTGTGTCAGGACCCTGCACTTGGATCGCCAGCGGGATGTTGGTTGATGTGAGCAGCTTGAATGTCAGGTGACTTGTACGTCTTCATTGTACTACCTTTTGGATGTAATGATACTCCTCCTCAGAGATTATGTACCTACATAAAATCAGAATTGAAACAAAGGGTCTTTTTGCTTGGCTTGATCGTCCCAGGACTTTGCTTCATCGGCACCAGCCCTTGCCTCTTTGACTTCGGTATTTGTATCATCGTCATCAGCATCGTCGGTTTGCTCACACCTTTTTCATTAGTGACGTCATCCAGCTTTGGTCCATCATCTTCGTATTTTGGCTCTTCATTTTCGGCCTTGGATCATCGTGGCGAGGCTTTGTCTCTTCGTCATTGGAATTGAGACATCACTGCAAGACTCGCATCTTCGGCATCAGTCTTTGTTTCATCGTTATAGTTTGCGCCAACATCGTCGTCGGACTTGAGCTGTGCTAGACTTGGGTTACGTAGAGGGACTTATATGTGCACGGACCAAGCTTTGAATGCCTTCGTCATCCACAACCGACTTTAGACCATCACTGCAAGACCTTGTACCACCTTCGTCGTTTGACTTTGTATCGAGTGGATGATCGGGATTGCATATTCAGACCAAGCCTGCGTTGTCAGACTAAGACTACATCTTCGGACCAAAACTGAGCTTCGTTTTCGCAAGACTCTGCACCATCGTCATCGTTGGCCTCCAACTTTGGTTCATCTGCGCATAACCTTGTCTCATCGGCTGACTTTGATTTGTCTGCATGAGGATTCATATCATCGGTCTTCTTGCATTTTTTGTCATCCTGGTTGGCCTTGGCTTTTTCATCTAGCTTTACAGTCTCGTCTTGTTTGTAGAAGAATCATCGGCGGTTAGCATGTACGAAGCATCTATATCATCGGCGCCGCAGGCTTCGGATAATTGCAAGTTGCTCGTACGTCGAGTCATACTTGGTTCATATTACAACATTTCTGCACGTCGGCTTTTACAGCTCCAAATTTGCAGCAGCAGTGACGATATCTTGGCTTCATGGTGGCTTAGCTATATCTTTCCACAACGACGGGTATTTGTTGTGAGTCACAAACCTGCATAGAGAATGAACACGGAAACTTGGACTGACTGAATCCATTAAAGTAAATGTATCACGATATCAGCTTGTATACTTCGTTTTATTTGCATGTCAACTGCATATTTTGGTGACTTTGTATTTCAGGTAGCCTGTGGGATACCATCGATGGCAGGGTTAAAAATTAAAGCGAGGCTATGCTCGTTTCAAAACGAAAGCAACAAGAGTTTTTATAAAATGATAAGGCCAAACAATACTGGGTTAGAAACCAACATCGCTATAAAAAACAAATCCAAAGATTGGGTAGCGATCAAATCTAAACATGACGGTTCCATGAAAGGTTGGAGGTATACTAAAAAGTTGAATACAAGGCTGGTTTATCATTAGGAAACAAATCTGAAAAGTTTATATAACATCTTAGCACCTCAAAAATCATTCAATACGCAGGAACAAAGCCATGCATCAAGAGCAAATATTAGGCCAAAGTTGTGTTTGGGTAAAAATGTACTGAAAAGATGAGGACCCCTTATAAAGACCCAGGAAAAAATACTCATCAAGATACTCGAAGAGTTAATAAAGGTCTGCATATATGATAATCTAagtaaaatagatttttgaaaagaacCAAGTCCAGAAAAGAGATTCTTGAACCATTTCCATGAAcagtaaattgaaaatttgtaaaATTGAATACCGATTTCAGAGATAAAAACTTAAACAGTAACAGATCTGGAACAACAggtaggataaatcctttacccaTTGCCtgattctagcgccaaattgtgaacaccatTAATTTGGTAGcacaaccaattgaaacacatgaTAAAGTACTGTCTATAACAAAATATAGACTCAAATCATGAACGAAATTAAGTGCAATGAAATGAAATAGAAATCAACACAAGCatatacgtggttcgacaacggagtgtctacatccacgggtgaaAAAGAGTTAAGGTGTTTATTAAGATTGTTGGGTTACATTGAAGGAGCTTTGTCAATTTCTCTGTGAGTAATCAATAGCAAGAATAGAAAAGAGAAATGAAATAGAAACAGAACCCTCCTCTCTCTTCTGCCGACCAAGCCCCCACTCTAGACCTAATCGTTTTGGTTTATAAAGGGAAAATATCTTCTGGAGAATTACTCTTCTATCCTTAGCTTAGGATTGAAGCTGTGTTGGAGTTGATATGGTGTGTGCTGCTGTAGTCTTGTGTCCAGCTGCAGCTTCTAATCATCCTCCATGTGTCCATACAGATTATGGTATCTACAGAGATGGAGGTTTCAGATCTCCCTCTAGAACGTTGCATGAGGATAGTGCCCATGATCAGAACACTGGAGCTTTTTTCATTgcaattcttcagaaagtatCCCCTCTTCCTGGTAAGCTCTTCATTTTATTGGTCATTattagaaaatattaaaaatgagATATGAATTCCTTAGACTTCGTATCGTATGTCAACATCCTCCCAGTGTGTTAATTGTGTATTTTCCTTGCAATGCACCAGCATCACATTTATATTAATGTATGTTTACTTTTAACTGCAGTATAAATTCGATCTGTTCATTACGTTTGATTCCATTTGTATATTGCAGCGGTTTCAAGTTCCACCAAACCGAAGGAAACTTTAACAAACGGGAATCACAAGTTACCCTTGAAGGTATCAGATGAGGTACCCAGAGAAACTAATAGCGCAGAACCATCCGCTATATCAAATGTGGAATCATCAGATGGAAAAACAGAGGTTGGTGCTACAGGACTTAATTCTCGTGAGGTAGtcgaagaagaaaatgagaaagaacACACAGAGAATGTGAATGCAGAGACGGACACTAAGAAAGCTGGAGGTAACCGGAGGTTGCAAAATCAAGGCAAGTGGAGAGGTGTTGATCCAGTTGTTTTTTTCCGGGAGGACACTGTTCTTAGTAGTATTAAGGATTTCTATGGAATCAGTGATTCATTCCCATTGAATGATCACCTTGTGACGCGAAATACTGATTTCCAGAGTTGTAAGAGAATTTACTACATTTCAAAGTCAGTTCAGGATGTTATGAAGCTGAATTTTCAAGTCGGGCAACAACTGAAGATAATATCTATTGTTCTAAAGGCCTTTGTAAGTATAGTCCCTCTTGTTCACAAAATCTTCCAAGTAGCATGCAATAATTATTTCAGGATGAACCTTAACCGTTtatatttttctttgttgtttcAGGAGCGACAAACAGTAAAGAAGATAGTGCTTCCGAATGCATGTACCGTATATCGTCTGAAGGATTACCATTACTTCTTCCTTACATCAGCAAGCAAATCCTATGTGC
This is a stretch of genomic DNA from Papaver somniferum cultivar HN1 chromosome 1, ASM357369v1, whole genome shotgun sequence. It encodes these proteins:
- the LOC113312142 gene encoding tRNA (cytosine(34)-C(5))-methyltransferase-like gives rise to the protein MCCANLIVTNHEAQHFPSCNLSKNGLDTSEFGIPDISQLLFDRVLCDIPCSGDGTLRKAPDIWRKWSGGMGNGVHRLQVQIAMRGIALLKVGGRMVYSTCSMNPVENEAVVAEILRRCGESVELLDVSTELPQLVRRPGIKSWKVRDKGVWLASYKDVSKYRRTAIVPSMFPSGQSFDAETVVPSGLDENVVPPSNDNDMENVDSDHVNEQSEILVSPTDALEMEVSDLPLERCMRIVPMIRTLELFSLQFFRKYPLFLRFQVPPNRRKL